Below is a window of Xiphophorus maculatus strain JP 163 A chromosome 19, X_maculatus-5.0-male, whole genome shotgun sequence DNA.
GCTTCCTGCGGATTTTCAGGATTTCTGGAATCACAGAGGTGAAACCTTAGAACGACGAAACGGGATAAACGAGTTTTAAAGAGATTCAACCTGAGGTTGAGCTCACCTGAGAGGAAGACGAGGCTGAGGGAAAGCTGTGGACTGAAGGACCAGGAGCCAGATGAGCAGGAAGGTCAGACGGGACCCGGGAAAAATCTCTGACATCCTGGAACACAAGATAACCTCCTGAGACATCTGAGCCAATCTGGCCACAACATATTATTAGATTCATCCCAGTATTTCCAGTGGATCCAGTTGGTCCAGTTCTTTATCCGTAAAACAATTTCTGATTGTGACCCGGTTCTGTGACCCGGGTCGGTGGATATGAGGTCCAGTTCATCaaacgtttttcttttatttcatcttgAAGATCTGATGAACAGCGCCCCCTTCAGTCGCACCGCGGCCCAGCAGGACGGTCTTCGTTTCCAAGGTGATTTAGTTTCAAgaatttgacagaaaaatgaatatatatatatttatttatttgaacaataaagtttattgtgtaagatttatttttaccaattaaatttatattaattCTAGTGTTAAGGAAACGCCGCATCTCTAATTTCCATCAGTATTTTTCCAACATGGACATGTCAAATCAAACAGACTGagtaattattttcttattcttcCTTGTGCATCTCAGAGGTGGGTTAAAATTTATACCGCTCACTCGATTGTCGTccaagcatatatatatatatatatatatatatatatatatatatatatatgcttggacgacaatatatatatatatatatatatatatatatatatatatatatttcagaatatatatatatatatttcagaatatatatatatatatatatatatatatataccagaATATACTGGTTCTActttcagaaaatcaaactaGAACCAGTTTGATTCTAGttgaacctgaaccagaaccacgaggttctggttcaggttctgatccagaagaAACAATGCTTACCTGCTGCTCAGAACCAAAACTGCAGAGTTTCCACCGATAGACCGGCAGCAGAACAACCTGAACTGGACCGGACCGCAAAGAGTGCAGCGTCCCGCTTATATGGCTGCTGATCCGGGGGGGGGGTCTCGCCCCCTCCACAGAGAACAGCCTGACGACCACTGGAGCTCGTTAGCGTCTACTTCACTCAGAGAGTGGAGTTGCTGCTGCGTCTTGTTACCCTCCTGCCTCCACCCCCGACCCCCCCGACCCGCCCTGCTGGGTAATGAACATCGTTACTCAGCTGCAGTGCAAACATTTCATCTCCTGTCAGCGAATACAGAGGAACTAAACTCTGGTCTGGACGGACAGACGTCTTCAGACTGGTAACCAGTAAGGGTTAGGGCAATCTGGAGTCCAGCTTCAGATGAGAATCCGACATGGAGAGTCTGCAACAAGTAACGCTGATTTGGTATGACCAGAACCAAACGGAACCATCGGAACTCGACCTTCTCTCTGGATCAGGTTGGTTGTTTTTAAGGCTAAACTCTCCTCTGGCTTTTGGAcgtattgaaaatgtttttgttgcctTCATGCTAACGCCACAGCAACGAGCCAACGTCCCTCACCTCAGCATGCTCAATGCTGAAGACACTGACAGCATGACCTTTTCTGCACCACCAGGATCTCCGCCCTCAATGTTGGTCGATGTTCAAAtatagaaataagaaaataaaaagaacataatAGTAAAAGTAACGTCCCCAGCTCCGGCCCAGCAGGACACTGGGAAATTCACTATCCCAATACAACAGAACATTGAGGACGGGACGACCCGCTGAATCCTGTTCAggtcttcaaatgttttcaccataagtcaataaaatatatatatataaatatatatatatatataatcagtaaatatttctgcagagCCACTGTTACCACTGGCGTGGTTAACTTATGTAAAGATGAGTGTGCAGGtgcctgtctctgattggttcctAGGCGACAACAGAGACGTCCAATTGGTGGCTTTTATACGGATATAAAAGCTGCTGACTTCCTGCCATCCATCCTCAGCTGCTGTTCTGTTTCCAtagttttctcatgtttttcttagggaggtaagtttttgtcatttggtttatttactttcaaTTAGGTTAAGTTGGTTAATATTCAGATAGTTTCCTTTGGTTTGGGTTAGCATTCAGCATTAGCCATATGCGCCACTTGTTCACATCTCaatcaaaaatacatctttttaaaataaataacattatcaaatatttaactttgtgTGTGTTGGCTGCTTGGGATCTGAAGAGGATGGATCCTTCCTGTCATGATCTGGCCACCCCTAGACGGGTCGTACATCCACCTTAACGGCACGTTTCTGCTGGTGGGTCACTTCCGGGTTGGGCTGTGTGCTGAATATTTAGAGCAGTCTGAACATGGTGTCGTGTGCAGCAGCCATGCTAGTAATTGGAAACAACTAAAGACGGAATCGGGTGCTTTGGCCCTGGACCATCAAACCTCCAGACATAAAACCTGGAAGTGTCTAAGaactttgttttgaatctgGTTGGATTTAATGacctgcaaacaggaagcagaagctTTAACAAAGACACGGCGCCGTTTATTTTTCACAGGATAACAAGCTTCAGGCCTGACTCACTCCACATTATGCATTCTGCCTTCATTTCCATCGCTGCTCCTTATTTCACTGAAGACGAAACGTCTAACAGGACGACTCGTTTCCTCTGGGCCTACACCAGAACCGCACCAAACAGACGGACGGATGGATTCTGGCCCATGGAAAAGACATGTTGCCTTTTCATGAAACGTTCAACCAGCTGTCGGATTTTTGACTCTGCAGGCAGTGAATCATTTTGGCAACGTTTATCTGACGCAGGGAGGAATTATCTGCATTTTGTTCGATTCTTTGCTAGTTTACTCCAGACTGTCTGATGGCCACGTCTTCGTCCAGAGAGGAGGACGGACTTTATCGTTCTAACgggagctagtgggagcatgtAGGTCAGgggtcaaactccagtcctccagtcgcaggttttagatgagccacaggtacaaaacgctggaatgaaacggcttcatgACCTCCTGGTGTGgatcggttctccagaaccttaacgacctgattattctgttcaggtgcagcagaggctcatctaaaggCTGCAGggcaggactggagtttgagacccttgGTGTAGATATTGAATAAGAAGGCCTGGTTCTACACCACCtggttctacaccacccggttctacaccacctggttctacaccacctggttctacaccacccggttctacaccacccggttctacatcatttggtatttttgtgtttttctgatggAACATTTTGCCGTGTTCCTGAAATAAACCTGATCAATCGATTGATCGGCACCATCAGCGCCGATGATCAGGTGACATTAGAACCCAGGTTTGGACCCGGCTGTGGCTCAGTACCAGTGAACCCTCCTGGACCCATTCAGTTCTGGCTGCACGGCGgtttggttctgatgggtctCCACCAGAACACTGCTGTCAATACTCGACCAGAACTTTGGTCCAGTCATCATGTCTCCAGTTCTGACCCGTTTGGTGCTCAGACTCAGAGATGCATGTTCTGTATTAGAACCCAACGTAAGTCGGAACCAGAAACAGACCCGACATCTGGAAATCCTTTCACCTTTGACCCCCATCTCCACAGGAAGTGGCTGATGACGACACGCAGAGGGGCCCTGGATCAGAACTTTTCCCACTCGTGGTtctggacccggttctgacctATAATGCAGCAGAActaacaaaaacctgaaaaaaacttttatggaatcagaaacaaaaactaaatttacaACCTGAacagtttatttacagaaaactgcagatttaattaaacagaaattatttctaaatattttaaaaccaaataaagcaaaacaacctgaatatgaaggaaaacaggaagaagaaaatgattttcagatcattaaaataaaaagttctgcTGAGCTGATCTCACTGTGGTTCTGataccatcatcatcatcatcatcagaagaAGAAGACCACCCTGTCCTTTCAGCTATGacgtcaaaacaaacaaacccacgTGATCTCTTGGTTCGGGCTCGCGCTGAGTGGGTTGTGTCCTGCGTGGCCGGGGCGGTTCTGGTTTTAAACACGCTGGGCTGAACCCCGCGGATGAACTCAGTTTAAACACCCGAACCGGTTCTGATGGGTCTGCTGCTGATATGAGAAAGTTCGGATCCAGAGGGACTTTAGGTACCGAAGGATAATGGGCATCACGTTCACGCGTGGATCCGTTTCCACGATGGGGTGGACACCTCTGTCCTAGGCTGAAGGACCGGGCCCGGGTTCGGTTCTGGGGAAAGTTTGGAGCAGAAGTATGAACCCGAGAGACGCGCTGCGTGTCTGGCTGCTGATCCTGGCGGCAGAGTCCAGCTGCGGGCTTCCCACGGACCGGAACACGGAGTCCAGTTCTCAGGTAAACCCGCTGCAGGTCCAGAGGTCTCCTTTGGACCTTCAGCTCAGCGGAACCTTCTGGTCATTCAGAGCGAAAATAACCTCTGGGGTCCAAATGTCCGAACCTTTCCACGGTCCAGTTTTCCGCTGATCGTTCGGTTCTGAATGCAAAGCGGAACCTCCAggtgtaaatgtgtgtaaatgtgacatcatttctaaaatacgagacttgaacttttcttttaatggTACGTTAGCAGCTGACCcttcaaagtaaaagtgaaatgaGAAACGAGCAGCAGCCTCAGAGGTTCTGCTGTGAAACTACTAAATAAACCCAACGGGTTCGTCTGGTTCCGACTGGCTCCGAATCTTTTCAGTAGGAATCTGCTACTGGGTCAGAGGGGTCCAGTCAACTGAACGCTGGTTCTGCTCATCATTTAGCAGCTTTCAGGAAATTACAAATGTTAAGAATACAccgttaaaaatatataaaaaattcatCACTGCGGTTGGGATCCTGTTCCCTCCTAATATTAGACCATCACTTATCCACCATGGCTTTGGCGCCCCCTGCAGAGCGGCGCCCCGAGGCCCTAAACCTGCAGAGCCTCTTTCTGGAGGTGGCGGACAAAAACAACCAGTAGAAACAATTTGGTTCATTGCCAGAACAGCAACTAGTGAATGTATGGATTCTGTCTGTAATGTTGGAGCTTCGGTCAGAACAAACGGGTCCATCcatcaaatcaaacattttttatcctTTCTCGTGTTTTTCCACACAATTCTCCAGATTTTGTTCCAATCTTAAGAGAATGTATTTCAGAGTGAGACGCTCCCATCATCCACCTGAGGGTGGCGCTGTCCTCCCTCGGTGCCGACTGTGGAAACACTTTATTGTCCAGGGATGTTGCTTCAGGTCCAAGGTCAGGATCCAGGATGTCCAGATTGCCGGTTTGATCCCCGCTCTGTATCGTTGAGCAAGATACTTGACCctccttgcctgctggtggtggttcACCCGGGGGCGCCGCTGCCAGGCCCCCTGGCCTCCGTAGCGTAGCTGTGGCTACCATCTGGTAGCTCAGCACCATCAGTGATGCTGAGCTGGTTCTCCTGAACTGGACCCACAAGATCTGATTGACTGAATATCTGctctaaaacacagaaacagattttattttggtgaaacGGAACCCTGGGGGTCGCCCCCGCTAACTGCTAGCTCGGGTTGCTGGTTGAAATCCTTGTTCATTTCATGGTTTCCTTTCCAGTTTTAGACATTTAACAGTTTTATCCTCTGGTCCGGTCCAGTTCTTCAACAGCCCACAGGAAGACACTAAAATGACGagcctctggttctgatctggaaCTTGGACCCGAACCATTTTGCCCCAGCTGCGTCGCTTCATGGTGAAATGCAGAAACTGGAAGCCTCCAGCTGACGCTTAGAGGAAAGGAAGCCCCTCCCCCAACATGCCTGGAGCTGCTCGGCTTTAACCGTTTagctaaaaatacagaaactcGACCCGGGAGACGGGCCGCCGGATCGCAGGACCAGAACCCTAACCAGAGCAGTTCAGGATCTTGCAGCACATTCTGGATCCAGGAAATGTTTCTGCTCTGTCAAAACTCTGACTGGGTCGGCGCTGAATCCAGAACTTCAGTTCCTTCAGGACCGGCGGAGAATATTCCTCCAACAACTGCTGGACCCGCCGTGTTCAGAAGATCCTTCGTTGTTTCAGTCGCTGCCGTCGCTCCAGCTGAACCTTTGTCTCTATTTTGCAGATCAGAGCCGAGGAGCAAccagaaaacctgctgcagACGCTTCCTCTTCCatcttcctccacctccacaCAGAGCTGGCCCCAGCAGCCGGACCTCCACCCTTCACCTGCACCCGAGGGGGAGGAGCCTGGAGCCTTCGTCCTGGATCTGAGGAACTTCCCTGATCTGGCCAACGCTTATGTGGGCTCCCAGAACCCCAACATCCAGGTAGGAACGTCTGCTTTGAAAAGGTTCTAGTTACTGAGCCGTAGAGACCCGGCGGCTCCGGACGGAGCTGGACCCGACCCCCCGCAggaataaacacctcacctctACTGGAGGTCAGAGGAACCGCTGGACTGTTTGATGTAGATCCTGATCAGGTGGAGGTGACTCTATTGGTGCGTCTCTTCCTGCAGCGAACAACAAGCCTCTTTCATTCATGTGGAATCTGATCGTCATGTAAACTAACCTGCAGCCGCCTGCATGGCCCTCATCCGCTCTGAGATTACACCAACATGTCCGCCAGAGGAATCTGTCCCATCCTGACCTCTTCTGtctgtaaactgtaaaaaaaatctgaaatgcaaCAAACGATCTGACTTCAGATCAGTTCTGGCTTTCTGGACGGTTGAAGCTGCTGAAAACATGGAGGCGGCGCCGGTCACAGAGTTCCTAGCGAAGACAGGAGTCTGTTGTTCTGTCTGGCCAGAAACAAGCCGAGCAGCAGGGCGCAGACGACTTGAGGAGGTTTCGCCGTGAAAAACATGGAGGTACGGTGCAGCCAGCATTCAGGGTGGAGACCAACAGAGGTCCAAGGGTGGAGCTTTGATCGTCAGATGGACCTTAGGTGGCGCTACCTGGTGGAGTTAGCCGGTGCAGCTAGCTGGGACGGTGCAGGTGGAAAGCTCTCTAGCATGCGCTGCAACTTTCCACTGACATGGAGAGATTGCTGAGTCACGTCGTCTTCCTGTGCCTGATAACACTCTCCATCACTGCTGGGGAAATAAACACAATGTTCTCACTGACACCAAACATCTTCACtctacaaagaaaaaacatctttgcTGCAACCAGGACGGAGCCTCCAGCTCCATTTCATGTCACCCCACCCACCAAATGGATTTACCTCTACGGTGCAGTGAGACGTCTGAGTTCTGGAGAGAGTGGCAGTCAGGTTTCCTGGCAGACTGTCGGCACGATCATTGGTGTAACAGCGAGCAGGAAACGTTTCCTAGATTTGAATCTTTTCTGGCCATGAAGGCTCATTCTGAATGGTTGCTTTGGAGTGACCTAATCAAAGTCTGGTTGAGATGCATAATCCTAACcttcagcagctgtttgttcCTGGAGGGACAGAACCAGCTGAGAGGaatttgaatgaatgaaatctgaaaacagCTTCTCCTATTTGttcaggtgacctttgacctgaaatatttaaagggTTTCCCCAAAACTGTTTGTTCAGCTTCTTGGTGAAACTGTTAGAATAAATGGAACTGATTAGCATCTAGCACTGCTAGCACTTCCAGGATGCTTCTTCTTCCAGGTGACCATTGAGGTGATGGAGGACTCCCAGACTGAGGTGGAGATGGACCTGGCCAAGGAGAACCAGCGCAGCGATTGGTCCGTGTCGCCGTCTGAGTGGATGAGCAGGAAGCTGTTCTGGCCGCTATTCTGGGAGAGCGGGCTGGCAGGAACTGGGCCAGAGGACTACGGCTACGCCCCGGCGGACGCTGTGCTGGGTGGAGTGGGAGCAGACGGGTGGAGCAAAGACGGAGAGACCAAAGACGGCTTCGGTGAGACATTTCAGATGCTTCTCCCCTCGATCCACCTCAGGGACTCATCCttgaaacacacaaataaatcaatgaaagtGAAGGCAGGCGGGGCGAGACAGCGGCCCTTTGCCCCATGAAGCCTGGAGCGGCTGCTCCTCCACCCGCTAATTCACTGCAGCTGGAGCAGAAAGTAGCTGTGATATATTCCTGCAGGACAGATGGAGCAAGGAGAGCAGAGAAACGTCCAGCTCTCGCTCTTTTCTCCTTAACTGCTCCCCAACTGAGGGAGGAATTTGAACTTGAAAAGGCTGACGTCTGCTACAGGTTTTCACTGCCCATccatctgctgtgtgttttcagaGAACGAAGAGTGGAGCGACTGGGCCCCGTGCAGCACCACCTGCGGACCTGGATCTCAAAAACGGACGCGGTCCTGCGGCTACGGCTGCACGGCAACAGAATCACGCACATGTGACCTGGACAGCTGTTCCAGTAAGACACAAACCAGTTTAGGGCGTTCCGATCCACTGGGGGTAAATCTGTCTCCACAGCCTCCGATCGTCTCCTGATTAGAGGCAACGGTAACCCATGGTTACCATCAGTCACCTTTCTGTCCGTCTTGGTCTCGTAGGCGCTGTGGTCTCAGAGACCGAGGCGACATCGCTCCACCAGTTCAACATCACCGACTCCAGTACGTATTTTATTTGGCCAACCTGCAGGTTCAGGTTGGTTGGCATAGACcagcaacacaaaataattgGGTTTTTTCCGATGTCAGACATCAGGAGACCAACGTCTGACTTGTGAACCTCAGACTGGTTTAG
It encodes the following:
- the LOC102219609 gene encoding isthmin-2-like isoform X2, yielding MNPRDALRVWLLILAAESSCGLPTDRNTESSSQIRAEEQPENLLQTLPLPSSSTSTQSWPQQPDLHPSPAPEGEEPGAFVLDLRNFPDLANAYVGSQNPNIQVTIEVMEDSQTEVEMDLAKENQRSDWSVSPSEWMSRKLFWPLFWESGLAGTGPEDYGYAPADAVLGGVGADGWSKDGETKDGFENEEWSDWAPCSTTCGPGSQKRTRSCGYGCTATESRTCDLDSCSSVDSCEKWLSCRNDFLQKYLHQVLTQLPSCPCSYPSEAVYGAISIPDRRLRRTYRWRDASGPKERLDVYKPSARFCVRSMLSYDGPTLGAQHCCYDDRTRLITRGKGAGAPDLIGAEFSPELHYQVDVLPWILCKGDWSRFHSARPPNNGLTCPDNPAEPAFQTELREAREY
- the LOC102219609 gene encoding isthmin-2-like isoform X1, producing the protein MNPRDALRVWLLILAAESSCGLPTDRNTESSSQIRAEEQPENLLQTLPLPSSSTSTQSWPQQPDLHPSPAPEGEEPGAFVLDLRNFPDLANAYVGSQNPNIQVTIEVMEDSQTEVEMDLAKENQRSDWSVSPSEWMSRKLFWPLFWESGLAGTGPEDYGYAPADAVLGGVGADGWSKDGETKDGFENEEWSDWAPCSTTCGPGSQKRTRSCGYGCTATESRTCDLDSCSSAVVSETEATSLHQFNITDSSVDSCEKWLSCRNDFLQKYLHQVLTQLPSCPCSYPSEAVYGAISIPDRRLRRTYRWRDASGPKERLDVYKPSARFCVRSMLSYDGPTLGAQHCCYDDRTRLITRGKGAGAPDLIGAEFSPELHYQVDVLPWILCKGDWSRFHSARPPNNGLTCPDNPAEPAFQTELREAREY